In Tachysurus fulvidraco isolate hzauxx_2018 chromosome 5, HZAU_PFXX_2.0, whole genome shotgun sequence, the genomic stretch ATGATCATTCTGTTAGGAGAAAAATAGCAGGAGCAGGGTTTAGactcagtatgtgtgtgcgtgtgtgtgtgtgtgtgtgtgtgtgtgtgtgttaatgagttgCCACTACACCGTTATAACaacatagaaacaaaataagaatgtattatttatttcctgcaATAGTTAGACTGCAGCTTCAAGACAAATTTCCATAAATATATCACCTGAACATCAAACTTATCATTCGTAaggcctttaaataaaataaaagcacgtGTAAAACAATGCTTTTGCAtatcaataaaacaacaaacttaATAGTACTCAAAGTGCCTGTCGTTGGGGCCCGTTGGTGCACGTTACACAACTCACCAAGTTGAAGAGTTCAGTAGCTCGTATTTAGCTcctcacacactgctttctgaTCCTCTGCTTCACAAAGTGTCCGTCCCCACGGCCGAGGCGATGTCCTGCAGTCTGTCCTGCAGCCTTTAGAGTTAgagttagattatcaaataggccacgcctacctgatgacgcaatatctgttactaCGGTTATGGAAGAATtagttagattatcaaataggccacgcctaccagatgacgcaatatctgttacgctgttctgaaatccctggaaataagtgcattcCGTTTGCTATAATTGGTGCCCTTATTGGATCGGTGGTTGGATCGAATTATGGAGTGGTGGGCTCTGGGATCATCATTGGGATCATAGTAGCAATTACACTGGGTCTATACCTGATTACAGAGTCTTAGTCACTTGGCGCGAACAATCAGTTGtaaatgaaaacaacaacaacaacatttaacCCAGGGATTtgagatttaatttaaatttcgGGAGGCTCCATATGAGATGGTGTATAAGTGTAAATATATCAGTATGACAGGTTGTAACTGTAATTACACCTGTATTGATGAGACTTACACACAGTCTGAACTTAACTGTATTGTAGCATTtcactgccctctagtggccgtcatatacaatatacacatcTCAATAGAAcacctttatattattttattataactgaAGTTTTATTTGAGAAATGACAAACATTGTATTCACTGCCAAACCCTATAGGGCTCCCAACAGCACCTGTGGAACATGGACATGCTGCTATTGAGTTCCAGGAGCCTGAAAATTTTAAGAGTGAAGCACTAATTCACTGATATCATTGATATTTATGACACAGACTGGCTCTTATATCCTTATACACCAAAAGTGCAATTTAGTTTCATGGAGTCATATCATGCCTTGACCAGCACTAAAAATGAAACCCTTAAACTAGCTCAAGTTGTTTTGCAAAGACACTAAAAAGGAGAGAGttaaaaatgtgttcattattaCAGTGGAGAGGTTTTTTCTAATGAAATCAAATGACcgattttcatttcattttttctgCCAATTCCTgtcaacaaacaaaatattctcTCAACATATATGGGGCAAAAAGAATGATGGTGTTCCACTATATAGGGATATGTAATTAAATACTACACAAAATGTCGACATTATTCCACATTTTAGAGTGCTGTAGAATTCTCAAATTATAGTAAATTCTGACCAGCTGTCACTTAAATGATTGAATCTGCTCAGTGGTTGGAATGATCACCACAAAAGGTTATCATTTCAACCATTTTTGGTAAGTTACAGTACATGATAAACAATAACACGGCCTGCTGATCTGAACAATGACTAAGtcaacttaatttttttatggtTAACATTTAGGTAATCGTTAACTTTTTACATGCAAgagaacatgacaaactgtatataaagtataaaatgaaaCAGATGAAACCCGAGAATAtaactttaaatcttttttttataaattcaaaaaattatataaaaataaaaaactgtgtTAAATATTGTAAACAGTAATGTGTAAACTTTGGAACAGTTAGCAGCTTTGACATTATAGAGAACTCTATAATTGaggtaagaaaaacaaaacaaaacagataaacGTACAgattaaaatggatgaaatttcATCATCAAATGACTTCATACAACTTTTTTTAGATTAGTGAAAGTGCATGGGTTAAATGCTTACTGCAAGAAGTGTTCTGGAAATCCTTGCTTATTCAACTTAATATATACAACAAAATATTCACTTATACTTATAGCATTAATATACTTTCACATTCCCATTAAAATGTCCTGATGTTTTCATCCTGACTTTTATCCATCCGAATATCAGGACCTGACTGACTCCATGGTCTGTGGTCTGGCTTTGCACTCAGGACCTGGGCTGGCAGCAGCGCCCTACGGCTGAGAGTTAATGTGAGTGCGGCTACGTGTGCCATCCACAGAGTTCATGCTGGAAGCTGAGTGCGTACGAAAGTGTGCCAAGCGTGTCATACTGGCAGTGGGCATGTAACCCATGCCCTGGACAAAGTACTTGAAGGCCTCAGCAAGTTTACCAGGTTGTACAACTTGGGGTAGGCCACCACAATCTGCCATCTTCAGAAGGGTGGTCTTTGTGGGGTTTAACCTCGAGTTACACTCAACAACAGCCTCCACAGCTGGAGAGGTATCACCAACAATTAGCAACGCAGGACACTTCAGAGTGTTTACAGTTTCCTCATCAAGCCCTATGACAGGCCTCTCGATCTCAAGATCTCGGCGTCTGTTGTAGGAGTTGCAGAACAGTTTAAGGTTGTCCTGGTTCATGTCCTGAGCGATGTGCAGACGGTATGTCTGAATGATCTCCTGGTTTTCTGTCAGCTCATCTGTGCTGAAATGATGCCCCATCACAATGTCCACCAGGTTGCTGGTCCATCCTGACAACTTTGCCCATAAACGCTGATGATGAACTATCTGTAAATGAACTTAAATCAGCAAGcagctgctctctgagatggTCTGGACTCACACTGTGGTGCTTTTCCTGTGTGAAGGAGATGTGGAGGAATCCACAATCAAAGAACACATTCATAAAGCAGAAAAACTCCTGGAAAAGTGCAGAGCCGAACACTGAGTTATGCGTCTGAGTGACTCTGAAACCCAGGTCCATGGACTGCTTGAAGTGATAGACGACATGGTGGAAGACCAAGCATGCTGGTTATAGCTTCCAGCAACAGGCTTCTGAAGAATTGATGCAGAGCAAAATGTCATGCAAAGAAGATACACAAAAGAAACCAAATAAACAgcagagtgaaaaaaaatacaaaagaaagatGTGCCTAGGAAGAGACGTGGAAGCCTCCAAGGGTTACATTAAATTTGATAATGAATTCATGACACTGACTAAAGCAAACTAAGTATTATATTACACTGATGTCTATactatttctttttccacagtgactacagatacagaaaattcagaaagacaaagagagagaactgaggccaaaaagaacataaatcaGGACCAGTTGCAGTGGAATTATCTCAAACCCGTAGTAGTGATCCTAATGTCCTTCATGGGTGCTCTTATAGTCTCAGTGGCAGGAGCCCAATATGGAACAAAGGGGCAGCTGTGGGGATTCTCATTGGATTTGTTTCACTACTGATCATTAGTTTGTGTCTGGTCAGTCTAGTAcaatatgaaataatgaaatatatgaaataaatagggattctgtctgtctgctttcaATTGTACACTGCTATTGCTGATGGTGCATTATGTTTTTGCATCATGTGTgaagtgactgtgtgtgttgcaaCTGCAGTAGCAAATCAATATTATATTACTGTCACTCatgttttcattattaaaaaaaaacatttgcaggTGTAATGTCTAACATTTCATTAGAGATCTAGCAGGGAAATGCAAAATCAATTTGGCAGAAATTTATATAGATATTCATTTGTATGGACTGGTGATAGTTAAAATTTGTACTTTGATGTAAAAagtgatgtatttttttgtataccTTTTTGTACCTCAGGCTGCCTACGTCTGCTCACTTATTCAATAGCGTATTGATAACATAAGTAGAGAAATAAGTATTTTAAACAAGACTTCTCTCCAGGGTAATATACATTTCACCCAAATTTTATTGGCTAGTTCAATGATACTTTTTGAACGCGTTTAAATTGACTGcgatattttaaagaaatattcacctcaaagtcaaactttgttttttttgttgttgttgttgttgtttatgtgactttagtacacttatttaatgtggcaaaagtatttTGGGAcaggaataaagaaaagattgaacggtctttggcacctcaactatctaactttcactaTATGTTCATCTCAAttttgtgatttgcttccaactgcaaattgctttgtgtatcatatttaataaaccaatacaatttaaatatttaaataaacatgtatagtcacactattgtagcagtgttgcatgcagtaggtaaggtaagtagtgattgttcatttaaagtttactcaagtggaagaatgtaagtaataaacttacacttaccggcactatgcattatattttgaaaaagtagattatcttaatatcaaaaccttaaattttctctgaacttaatgataaatacatgtctgaccgttagaacgaaccaaaaaaaaaactagaaaatcgcattcatgacaatttatggtgattttatttctttgcctacattgaagctgatgcattaagaggagggggttccctgtaccaagatggcggctctattgacgcattcgttccaatgtactgccatatacaaggcgacatctagtgtatataatATCTATGATTCCTTTACTACTACACGGTTGGCGCGAGTACGTTTAGGGGTGGTGTGTGCGCGAGACAGAATGGGTGGAAGGTAGAAGGTGTGTTTATAGGTTAGCTTGTAGGCTAACGACGACAAATTAACgacttatttaaaaataagtacATGGGGCTTAAAGTCTGACTTTCTGATTAGCAAGATATTGCGTTTAACACGTCCTGTTTTACATCGACGTGCTAAAATAGTCtttgacaataaagttgaatctaatctaatctagaaTAGTCTTTGTACCTCGAGCACAACACAGTCTGTCAGAAGGGAGCACATTACTGCCATCAGAGTTTAAGAAAGGTTGGTCAGCAGCACagcttttaaatatttcaaagttGCTGTTTAGCTAATTTCTTGCCTACAAGAGTACATCATAGATGTATGTGCACTATAGCGTGAAATCGGTATTTACAGATAAGGGAAGACACAAAGAGCCATTTCTGAGGCAAAATTCCACTTttcaaaatcactgaaatttatGAGAAAAAGtgagtcactttttttttttttttacatgtgtaCAGTACACTGGTTATACAAAATGTCACTAACTGCATAAAAAAAGATTGTATTAGAATTTGGATAAATTTcagtaaaatttaatttaaaatgatttaacatATAATAAACTAAATCATTGATTCTACTTGATGTAAATAGCTGTCAGCTGAATTAGCAGTGTCCACAATTTTTGGCACCCTTGATAGAGATGGATTCAAGACTTGTTTAACTTAATTGCACATGGAAAAATATGAAGGCGTTTTAACCATTCATCAAAGTAtattattcaaaaataaatttactcattaaacatattttacaaaattatgTTGGAGGGTTACTTGGGCCTCCACTTTCATTTATTACCTTGTGCAACATAATGGGAGATTCTTCTCCTATAATACTTAATGAGATAAGAGAGTACAACACCCGCGGTATGTAACCCTTGCATCAACCGAGCACTATGTATAATGGTAACTGTTATTAATTGTGGAACATTCCAGTTTATGCTGCTgaataatcaattaataaagCAATTGCTTAAGAAAAAGGGTTTTGAGCAGTCAAAACTCTGCAGGCATTCTAATACTCCAGCATAATGAATCATATGCTTATTACCATCTCAATTTGGACTTGGATCTCTGTTATTTGCTCAATATGCCTGAAGGTGCATTTGGTGAGTTTAACTGTAATTACAATATTGGTGTGTATCTGAATAACAATAGTTTAATCTTTCATGGTTTGAGCGTGTTAACCTGGTCTGCAGGTTTGGTCGTGAACTGGTGGTGAGCGATCTCTACAGATTGCCGGAGGTCGTGGCTGTGCGTGAACAAGGCGGCGGACGTATGGTGTGTCTTCTACCCAGCAGCCTAGCCAGACATAGTCCATTAGGTTCCTCGCAGTCCCATGATGGCTCTTCCACCAGTGGCAGTCCTGTGCTGTTTGAGGAGCTTGAGTATCATGAACCTGTCTGCAAGCGTCATTACACACAGCAAGATTTCAGGTATGACCATAAGCACAGGACTGTAACAatgtgaattaaaatgaatggcATGTTTTCAGATAATCAGTGCTACCATTCACTTGTcttatgtttatgtatttttgtgtagTGAGGCAGATTATGACCCTGACACGTACAAGATTCCATTTGTTGCGGTGTCTCTGAAAGCCTTTTCTGCTCACGTGCACAGTCTTCTGCAGTCACACGAGGGTACCATCCCCTTGCTCAGGTAACACATTTGCTCTCATTTACATGCTAGCAACAGGTGCTAAGTTGAGTCTTTATTATTGCACGAAAAATAGaaatcattttgtttgtatgtgaatAACATGGCTAATATTTTAATCAGCTTTCTAGAATGTTATGCATCAGAGTTCAGCCCATTAACAGTGGCTGAAGAAGGGAAGCTGGAGGGAAGCGTTCCCCTGGAACAC encodes the following:
- the LOC113634435 gene encoding protein NDRG3-like, coding for MDELQDVEPTEIKPLLTDKNALIFKDFDCHEHDIESPHGVLHVTMRGTPKGNRPVILTYHDIGLNHKSCFNTLFNFEDMQEITQYFAVAHVDAPGQQENAAPFPTGYQYPTMDQLAEMLPSVMTHLKINSVIGIGVGAGAHILTRLALNQPTLAYTASKLSGWTSKTRGWTSNLVDIVMGHHFSTDELTENQEIIQTYRLHIAQDMNQDNLKLFCNSYNRRRDLEIERPVIGLDEETVNTLKCPALLIVGDTSPAVEAVVECNSRLNPTKTTLLKMADCGGLPQVVQPGKLAEAFKYFVQGMGYMPTASMTRLAHFRTHSASSMNSVDGTRSRTHINSQP